One stretch of Oncorhynchus keta strain PuntledgeMale-10-30-2019 chromosome 16, Oket_V2, whole genome shotgun sequence DNA includes these proteins:
- the LOC118395415 gene encoding gastrula zinc finger protein XlCGF57.1-like produces the protein MAKLQSLSAFVNERLTVAAVEIFDVVEKVVAKYQEEISRSKEENDRLRRLLRITTEIKEEETPEQQHCEQEWSPSLSQEKPALTQIKEEQEEIWTSQEVGQLQGLETDTIEFIFTPPCVKSECDLPQTVEDRGSDFKLLDHDPFGTVAHIKGLDSSCNPLDNEGNTSSHSSAISSDPLGLDSSPPLRKHTKSSTASKKPHCCLDCGKCFTQVGRLKMHSRIHSEAKPFSCGDCGNRFQLKGELTKHIVIHTGEKPFNCGDCGKSFNRKLTLNRHILLVHKEATQCENGKTKGEKPFCCGDCGKSFTRRQTLNRHKMIHTGEKPFHCGYCGKGFNRKETLIDHIQNHTGEKPFSCGDCGKSFNRKRNLTSHLLTHTEEKPFTCGDCGKSFKQKSDLTKHIMIHMEEKPFKCGECGKSFNYKVNLNRHMLFIHKERKQEDGGKKKDN, from the coding sequence ATGGCTAAACTCCAGTCTTTGAGTGCATTTGTTAATGAACGTTTAACAGTGGCTGCTGTGGAGATTTTTGACGTTGTAGAGAAAGTGGTAGCCAAGTACCAGGAGGAAATTTCCCGATCTAAAGAGGAGAATGACCGGCTACGGAGACTTCTGCGGATCACAACAGAGATAAAAGAGGAAGAAACCCCTGAGCAGCAGCACTGTGAGCAGGAGTGGAGCCCCAGTTTGAGTCAGGAGAAACCAGCGCTCACACAGATTAAAGAAGAACAGGAGGAAATCTGGACCAGTCAGGAGGTAGGACAGCTTCAAGGCCTGGAGACGGACACCATAGAGTTCATATTCACTCCTCCTTGTGTGAAAAGTGAATGTGATCTTCCCCAGACCGTGGAGGACAGGGGTAGTGACTTTAAACTGTTGGATCACGACCCTTTTGGCACTGTGGCTCACATAAAGGGTCTTGACAGTTCGTGTAACCCTCTAGATAATGAAGGTAATACCTCCAGCCACAGCTCGGCCATAAGCAGCGACCCATTAGGACTTGACAGCAGCCCACCATTGAGGAAACATACAAAAAGCAGCACCGCGTCTAAAAAACCTCATTGCTGCCTTGACTGTGGCAAATGCTTCACTCAGGTTGGCCGACTGAAGATGCACTCGAGGATTCATTCAGAGGCGAAACCATTTAGCTGTGGAGACTGTGGGAACCGATTTCAGCTGAAGGGAGAACTAACCAAACATATAGTGATTCACACGGGAGAGAAACCATTTAACTGTGGTGACTGTGGAAAAAGTTTCAATCGCAAGCTTACTCTTAACAGGCATATACTGCTTGTCCACAAAGAAGCAACACAGTGCGAAAATGGAAAGACGAAAGGGGAGAAACCATTTTGTTGTGGTGACTGCGGGAAAAGTTTCACTCGCAGGCAGACCCTGAACAGACACAAAATGATTCACACAGGAGAAAAACCATTTCATTGTGGGTACTGTGGGAAAGGCTTCAATCGCAAGGAGACCCTCATTGATCATATCCAGAATCATACAGGAGAAAAACCATttagctgtggtgactgtgggaaaagcttcaaCAGGAAGAGGAACCTAACTTCTCATTTACTGACTCACACGGAAGAGAAACCATTTAcctgtggtgactgtgggaaaagcttcaaGCAAAAGAGTGACTTAACCAAACATATAATGATTCACATGGAAGAGAAACCATTTAAATGTGGAGAATGTGGAAAAAGCTTCAATTACAAGGTTAACCTCAACAGGCATATGCTGTTCATCCACAAAGAAAGAAAACAGGAAGATGGTGGAAAGAAGAAAGACAATTAA